ggtggtgagttcgTGGGCTgcaaagatggtgatgatggtgatgatgggaagagaaggaatatgaaggagaagaggaagaggaagaaggtgatgatgatgatggtggaaagtcaaggaggaggaaaaggaagaagaacattgATAACCAGGAACTTGTTAatttttaagaggaagaggaagaggaaagaaaagagaggaagggagaagaagttgGTGATAGGGAtgatgaaggaaagtgagggaaggaggaggaagatgaagagggaaaaagaggaagaggaaggagaagaacatTGATAACCAGGAACTTCCATatttttaagaggaagaggaagaggaaagaaacgagaagGGAGAAGTTTGTGATAAAGATGAtggtgaaggaaagtgagggaaggaggaggaagatgaagagggaaaaagaggaagaggaaggagaagaacatTGATAACCAGGAACTTCCATatttttaagaggaagaggaagaggaaagaaacgagaggaagggagtatAAGTTGGTGATAGGGAtgatgaaggaaagtgagggaaggaggaggaagatgaagagggaaaaaagaggaagaagaggaagattagaacATGATAACCAGGAACTTCCATatttttaagaggaagaggaagaggaaagaaaagaggaagggagaagaagttggtgataaagatgatgatgaaggaaagtgagggaaggaggaggaagatgaagagggaaaaaagaggaagaagaggaagatgagaacatGACAGCCAAGGACTTCCATacttttaagaggaagaggagaaaggaaagggaactggGAATAATATAATGTCGTtaatgggtagtgttatgagcctagtgatagtttgtcaaggcttctacaccatgaacctaaaagaacgtcTATTAGGTGTGCATTTTaagactcgcttctcacatcagctatttctaaaggtcaaatacggggtcagtcgggttctaatgagtgtttcttcaggttcacggtacagaagaagactcacactaccaccagggtcataaaactacctttggaaatgcccacaactcctacgaaagccttgtcaaatatgtgttttcttaggttcatggtacagaagaagactcacactaccaccagggtcataaaactacccttggaaatgcccacaactcctacgaaagccttgtcaaatacgtgttttcttaggttcatggtacagaagaagactcacactgctaccagggtcataaaactacccttggaaatgcccacaactcctacgaaagccttgtcaaatatgtgttttcttaggttcatggtacagaagaagactcacactaccaccagggtcataaaactacccttggaaatgcccacaactcctacgaaagccttgccaaatacgtgttttcttaggttcatggtacagaagaagactcacactaccaccagggtcataaaactacccttggaaatgcccacaactcctacgaaagccttgccaaatacgtgttttcttaggttcatggtacagaagaagactcacactgccaccagggtcataaaactacgcttggaaatccccacaactcttacgaaagccttgtcaaatacgtgttttcttaggttcatggtacagaagaagactcacactaccaccagggtcataaaactacccttggaaatgcccacaactcctacgaaagccttgccaaatacgtgctttcttaggttcatggtacagaagaagactcacactaccaccagggtcataaaactacccttggaaatgcccacaactcctacgaaagccttgtcaaatacgtgttttcttaggttcatggtacagaagaagactcacactaccaccagggtcataaaactacccttggaaatgcccacaactcctacgaaagccttgtcaaatacgtgttttcttaggttcatggtacagaagaagactcacactgccaccagggtcataaaactacccttggaaatgcccacaactcctacgaaagccttgtcaaatacgcgttttcttaggttcatggtacagaagaagactcacactgctaccagggtca
This genomic window from Eriocheir sinensis breed Jianghai 21 chromosome 6, ASM2467909v1, whole genome shotgun sequence contains:
- the LOC126986739 gene encoding zonadhesin-like, with translation MPTTPTKALSNMCFLRFMVQKKTHTTTRVIKLPLEMPTTPTKALSNTCFLRFMVQKKTHTATRVIKLPLEMPTTPTKALSNMCFLRFMVQKKTHTTTRVIKLPLEMPTTPTKALPNTCFLRFMVQKKTHTTTRVIKLPLEMPTTPTKALPNTCFLRFMVQKKTHTTTRVIKLPLEMPTTPTKALSNTCFLRFMVQKKTHTTTRVIKLPLEMPTTPTKALSNTCFLRFMVQKKTHTATRVIKLPLEMPTTPTKALSNTRFLRFMVQKKTHTATRVIKLPLEMPTTPTKALSNTCSWAARCFVIRLLTVLAQTGRGGWAWGNRGTWGRRGVCGSGVKSLMPSPVQRGRRETIQVGGRKPSSLLMR